From a region of the Pseudooceanicola aestuarii genome:
- the casA gene encoding type I-E CRISPR-associated protein Cse1/CasA encodes MILNLVRDSWIPVRMSNGHTRLIAPHEMADPEIAAPDWPRADLNLACYELLIGLVFMASPPADLRNWAHNRPTVAELQARLAPFSDAFNLLGDGPRFMQDHDDLPGAPSGPDLLFIDSSGGNTARKNADLMVHRDRYATLEQPLAAMALYAFQQFAPSGGAGNRTSMRGGGPLVTLADPGTGLWDLVWANVPYGTAAKPEDLPWMRRTCTSEKAQVLTPEQATPVEAFFGMPRRLRLVGDDTIAGVVQRPYGTNYSTWRHPLTPYYRMKPGTELLPRHPASGRLPYRNWIGIVLSDPRQEGGLRLRAECIQSFSGRHERQAKRMIAAGWSMDNMKPKDFLWSELPLLKLGANAEARAEDLVEAASIVASQLRTQLSVVLAEGSAREAQLDQFWLATEADFTEALAGLSAEDFDAAAISRDFLGAISRQARSQFEDVAVPGMADGKIERAEKIVTAHRNLNALLSGRSKLGRKLWDGLGLTPPDPKSNPKVEIDA; translated from the coding sequence ATGATTTTAAATTTGGTTCGGGACTCATGGATTCCCGTTCGCATGTCGAATGGCCATACGCGGTTGATTGCCCCGCACGAGATGGCAGATCCCGAAATTGCGGCGCCTGATTGGCCGCGCGCGGATTTGAATCTCGCATGCTATGAGTTGCTGATCGGCCTCGTGTTCATGGCCTCTCCGCCTGCGGACCTGCGCAATTGGGCGCACAACAGGCCGACGGTGGCAGAGTTGCAGGCCCGGCTTGCGCCCTTTTCGGATGCTTTCAACCTGCTGGGCGATGGGCCGCGTTTCATGCAGGATCACGACGATCTGCCGGGCGCGCCCTCCGGTCCCGACCTGCTGTTTATTGATTCCTCCGGCGGCAATACCGCCAGGAAAAATGCAGACCTGATGGTTCATCGCGACAGGTACGCGACTTTGGAACAACCACTGGCGGCCATGGCGCTGTATGCCTTCCAGCAGTTTGCGCCTTCGGGCGGGGCCGGCAATCGCACGTCCATGCGCGGCGGCGGTCCCCTGGTGACGCTGGCCGATCCGGGAACAGGGCTATGGGATCTTGTATGGGCCAATGTGCCCTATGGGACTGCGGCCAAGCCCGAAGACCTTCCCTGGATGCGCCGCACATGCACCTCTGAAAAAGCCCAGGTCTTAACGCCCGAGCAAGCCACCCCGGTCGAAGCCTTTTTTGGCATGCCGCGCCGTCTTCGGTTGGTCGGGGATGATACGATTGCCGGTGTTGTGCAGAGGCCGTACGGGACGAATTACAGCACATGGCGTCATCCGCTTACCCCCTACTACCGAATGAAGCCGGGAACGGAGCTTTTGCCACGGCACCCGGCCAGCGGCCGTCTGCCATACCGAAACTGGATTGGCATCGTCTTGTCCGACCCTCGACAGGAGGGGGGGCTTCGATTGCGCGCCGAGTGCATCCAGAGTTTTTCCGGAAGGCATGAAAGGCAGGCAAAGCGCATGATCGCCGCAGGCTGGAGCATGGACAACATGAAACCCAAGGACTTCCTTTGGTCCGAGCTGCCCTTGCTGAAACTTGGCGCCAATGCCGAAGCGCGGGCCGAGGACTTGGTCGAAGCGGCGTCGATTGTTGCTTCACAATTGAGGACGCAGTTGTCCGTGGTTCTGGCCGAGGGCAGCGCGCGCGAGGCACAACTGGACCAGTTCTGGTTGGCGACGGAAGCCGATTTCACGGAAGCCCTGGCCGGATTGTCCGCCGAGGATTTTGACGCCGCCGCCATTTCCCGGGATTTCCTTGGGGCGATCAGTCGACAGGCGCGGTCCCAGTTCGAAGACGTGGCTGTTCCGGGCATGGCGGATGGCAAGATCGAACGGGCGGAAAAAATCGTCACTGCTCATCGCAACCTCAATGCCCTGCTTTCAGGACGCAGCAAGCTGGGTCGCAAGCTTTGGGACGGGCTAGGGCTGACGCCGCCTGATCCCAAGTCCAATCCGAAAGTGGAGATCGACGCATGA
- the cas3 gene encoding CRISPR-associated helicase Cas3', which produces MKTSIATGGTDPYGFGIFNFRIEVSMIVSDWPGKSATEDHVEHPALYHMIDVGAVAERLLLPLALPAPLRDFYAVCAALHDLGKISDSFRKMIRTGAPQSAGKHWEVTEAWLREFDAQLGPLVEDRFDRLEIYAAIAGHHGRPPVQEEFTRMMAAAGQEASRDASDAIGILKGLWPEARFDLPYDQIPAQTWWMPGLIAVADWIGSNPDFFPAVEPGPEAVLYLEQAREKASGAVEKAGLIWPAPSQESIIPSGWSLRPMQKATQRVELHEGPVLALIEDETGSGKTEAALILTQRLMQEGKGQGVFFALPTMATANAMFDRVADLVARLFEAPPSLSLAHGRAGLSQRFRDLVRAPVSPNMPDCTEWLADDRRRALLATVGVGTVDQALLSALPVRHAMLRHYALSQKILIVDEVHEMGDPYMIEEVCRLLSLHRRMGGSAILMTATLPVDQRRRLCEAFGCEAPVSTDYPALTIAGHSRSSRLPRDGDGKNDKERKRGPVAVHRLPDTDAALTVIEDAIGERAAVLWVRNAVDDAISAVDALKIRGIKADLLHARFALCDRLRHEKSVLQAFGKERPDRPGRVLVATQVVESSLDLDFDVMVSDLAPVPALVQRAGRLWRHMDRRPRSLRPVSCPALHVVSPDPDKVEDDRWLRKVLDRGAFTYPVASQWRSARAIFAARRIDAPQGLRDLIENSLSNDPVPEALQKAEDERKAKGYAETSLARQNLVPLGKPYREIKGFSDDADFPTRLGVEQRVLILARVSEAGIVPLAGAAWTVEERQRSEVSAAAHKLRSLTLPDQTAREIAEVKRHWPEWQRDRFVLCPVDAGGRICEGLSYDPERGLLYG; this is translated from the coding sequence ATGAAAACGTCGATTGCGACCGGTGGAACCGATCCTTATGGCTTTGGTATATTCAATTTTCGAATTGAGGTTTCAATGATTGTAAGTGACTGGCCTGGAAAATCGGCCACTGAAGATCACGTTGAACACCCTGCGCTGTACCACATGATCGATGTTGGCGCAGTGGCCGAAAGACTTTTGTTGCCGCTTGCCCTTCCCGCGCCGCTGCGGGATTTTTACGCTGTGTGTGCAGCCCTGCATGATCTGGGCAAGATCAGCGACAGCTTTCGCAAAATGATCCGAACCGGGGCACCTCAATCTGCGGGAAAGCACTGGGAAGTGACTGAGGCCTGGCTTCGGGAATTCGATGCTCAGCTTGGACCATTGGTCGAGGACCGCTTTGATCGGCTGGAAATCTATGCGGCTATCGCCGGGCATCACGGCAGGCCGCCGGTTCAGGAAGAATTCACCAGGATGATGGCGGCTGCCGGCCAGGAGGCGTCACGGGATGCCTCGGACGCGATCGGGATTCTCAAAGGGCTTTGGCCCGAAGCGCGCTTCGATCTGCCGTATGATCAGATTCCTGCGCAGACGTGGTGGATGCCAGGACTGATCGCGGTTGCAGATTGGATTGGGTCAAACCCAGATTTCTTTCCCGCGGTCGAACCGGGCCCGGAGGCGGTCCTTTACCTGGAGCAGGCGCGCGAGAAGGCGTCCGGTGCTGTCGAAAAGGCAGGCTTGATCTGGCCGGCGCCGTCGCAGGAATCGATCATTCCATCGGGTTGGAGCCTTCGGCCGATGCAGAAGGCAACTCAGAGGGTGGAATTGCACGAAGGCCCTGTACTGGCACTGATCGAAGATGAAACCGGATCAGGCAAAACCGAAGCTGCACTGATCCTCACGCAACGTTTGATGCAAGAGGGCAAAGGGCAGGGGGTATTCTTTGCCCTGCCGACCATGGCCACGGCAAACGCGATGTTCGACCGGGTTGCGGACCTTGTGGCGAGGCTGTTCGAGGCCCCGCCGAGCCTTTCTTTGGCGCATGGACGGGCCGGGCTTTCTCAACGGTTTCGCGATCTGGTCCGGGCACCGGTGTCGCCCAACATGCCTGATTGCACGGAGTGGTTGGCCGATGACCGGCGGCGGGCCTTGCTGGCGACCGTGGGCGTGGGCACCGTGGATCAGGCCCTTTTGTCAGCTTTGCCCGTCCGGCATGCGATGCTGCGCCATTACGCGTTGTCGCAAAAGATCCTGATCGTGGACGAGGTCCACGAAATGGGAGATCCCTACATGATCGAGGAGGTCTGCCGGCTGTTGAGCCTGCATCGCCGCATGGGGGGATCTGCTATCCTGATGACGGCGACCTTGCCTGTCGACCAGCGGCGCCGCCTATGTGAAGCTTTTGGATGCGAGGCACCGGTGAGCACGGATTACCCGGCGCTGACGATCGCAGGGCATTCAAGGTCGTCGCGCCTGCCACGGGACGGTGATGGGAAGAACGACAAGGAAAGAAAACGTGGTCCCGTCGCGGTTCATCGCCTGCCTGATACGGACGCGGCACTGACCGTCATCGAGGACGCGATCGGCGAAAGGGCGGCCGTCCTCTGGGTGCGCAACGCGGTGGATGATGCCATTTCGGCCGTCGATGCTCTGAAAATCCGCGGGATCAAGGCCGACCTGTTGCACGCCCGGTTTGCCTTGTGTGACAGGCTGCGGCACGAAAAGTCCGTCTTGCAGGCTTTCGGAAAAGAGCGGCCTGACCGACCGGGGCGCGTCCTGGTGGCAACGCAGGTGGTGGAAAGCTCTCTGGATCTGGATTTCGATGTGATGGTGTCGGACCTGGCGCCGGTGCCTGCGCTGGTGCAGCGGGCAGGACGGCTGTGGCGGCACATGGATCGGCGGCCGAGATCCCTGCGGCCAGTGTCTTGCCCGGCCTTGCACGTCGTATCCCCGGACCCTGACAAAGTCGAAGATGACAGGTGGTTGCGAAAGGTTCTGGACCGGGGCGCCTTTACCTATCCCGTGGCGTCGCAATGGCGGTCTGCAAGGGCGATTTTTGCGGCCCGCCGGATCGACGCGCCGCAGGGCCTGCGCGACTTGATCGAGAACAGCCTTTCGAACGACCCGGTGCCCGAGGCCCTGCAAAAAGCCGAGGACGAACGCAAGGCAAAGGGGTACGCAGAGACGTCCCTCGCGCGGCAGAACCTTGTGCCCTTGGGCAAGCCATATCGAGAGATCAAGGGGTTTTCCGATGATGCGGATTTTCCGACACGTCTGGGGGTCGAGCAACGTGTCCTGATCCTTGCGCGTGTGTCGGAGGCGGGGATCGTCCCGCTGGCCGGGGCGGCGTGGACGGTGGAGGAGCGCCAGCGATCCGAAGTCAGTGCAGCGGCACATAAGTTGAGGTCACTGACCCTGCCGGATCAGACTGCACGCGAGATTGCCGAGGTGAAACGGCATTGGCCCGAATGGCAACGGGATCGGTTTGTCTTGTGTCCTGTCGACGCAGGCGGGCGTATCTGCGAGGGCTTGTCATATGATCCGGAGAGGGGGCTTTTATACGGATAG
- a CDS encoding head-tail joining protein, with amino-acid sequence MEHGFAAAVAALFANPNIGRDAVYIADGGAPVLVRAVARRADAVTDFGDARLWSETTRIDLRVAEVANPRPGDRIEIDGDAFLIQGEPVRDREQLVWIVELRPA; translated from the coding sequence ATCGAACATGGCTTCGCCGCCGCCGTTGCCGCGCTCTTCGCCAATCCGAACATCGGCCGCGACGCGGTCTACATCGCCGACGGCGGCGCGCCCGTGCTGGTGCGTGCCGTCGCCCGTCGCGCCGACGCCGTCACCGACTTCGGCGATGCCCGGCTCTGGTCCGAGACCACCCGGATCGACCTGCGCGTGGCCGAGGTAGCGAACCCGCGCCCCGGCGACCGCATCGAGATCGACGGCGACGCCTTCCTCATTCAGGGCGAGCCCGTCCGCGACCGCGAGCAGCTGGTCTGGATCGTGGAGCTGAGGCCCGCGTGA
- a CDS encoding DUF6441 family protein: MKLKLDIDPDIVAMMAAEVAAGERAVTAAMREAGTGQKTAWRLQITGAGLGPRLANSIRSQNFPRSGESLDAAALVRSKAPVIVGAHDTGPLIRSKNGFWLAIPLPAAGYSLRGGRITPGEWERRRGLRLRFVYRRTGPSLLVAEGRLNTKGQAVVSRSNTGRGKVTAPIFPLVPQVKLPKRLDLARDAERALDGVPGLIVANWVEERF, translated from the coding sequence GTGAAACTGAAGCTCGACATCGATCCCGACATCGTCGCGATGATGGCGGCGGAGGTGGCGGCGGGCGAACGTGCGGTCACGGCTGCCATGCGCGAGGCCGGCACCGGGCAGAAGACCGCCTGGCGATTGCAGATCACCGGCGCGGGGCTCGGGCCTCGGCTCGCCAACTCGATCCGCAGCCAGAACTTCCCGAGGTCGGGCGAAAGCCTGGACGCGGCAGCATTGGTCCGGTCGAAGGCACCGGTCATCGTGGGCGCGCACGACACGGGGCCGCTCATCCGCTCAAAGAACGGATTCTGGCTGGCGATCCCGCTGCCTGCGGCAGGCTACTCTCTGCGAGGCGGCAGGATCACGCCCGGCGAATGGGAACGGCGACGCGGGCTGCGCCTCCGCTTCGTCTATCGCCGTACAGGGCCGAGCCTGCTGGTCGCGGAAGGGCGGTTGAACACGAAGGGTCAGGCGGTGGTGTCGCGCTCGAACACCGGGCGCGGCAAGGTCACCGCGCCGATCTTCCCGCTGGTGCCGCAGGTCAAGCTGCCGAAGCGGCTGGACCTCGCGCGGGACGCGGAGCGGGCGCTGGACGGCGTGCCGGGGCTGATCGTGGCGAACTGGGTGGAGGAGCGTTTCTGA
- a CDS encoding DUF2924 domain-containing protein, whose amino-acid sequence MTTHDPIPARLAALKTTSTPDLKAQWRELFDSEPPPFNRRYLESRLAYRIQELAYGGLKPETVKRLEALGEQLDGGDRKKSRVRADQMPIVGTRLIREWQGVEHVVTVTADGFEWQGRLYKSLSATARAITGTRWNGWVFFGLKNHRRRA is encoded by the coding sequence ATGACGACCCACGATCCGATCCCCGCGCGCTTGGCCGCACTCAAAACCACATCGACGCCAGACCTGAAGGCGCAATGGCGCGAGTTGTTCGACAGTGAGCCGCCGCCGTTCAATCGTCGTTACCTTGAAAGCCGCCTCGCGTACCGCATTCAGGAATTGGCCTATGGCGGCCTGAAGCCGGAGACCGTGAAAAGGCTGGAGGCCCTTGGAGAACAGTTGGACGGCGGTGACCGGAAAAAGAGCCGTGTCCGCGCCGACCAAATGCCCATCGTCGGCACGCGGCTGATCCGTGAATGGCAGGGCGTCGAACACGTTGTCACCGTCACTGCCGACGGATTCGAATGGCAAGGCCGCCTCTACAAATCGCTCTCCGCCACCGCCCGCGCCATTACCGGAACGCGCTGGAATGGATGGGTGTTCTTTGGCCTGAAAAACCACCGGAGGCGCGCATGA
- a CDS encoding alanyl-tRNA editing protein yields MTTPLYREDAYLQETMGQVAQVTEQGVILDRALFYPHGGGQPGDRGRLLWDGGDMAVADTRKGEDGAIVLIPAPGAALPEQGAQVSQHLDWDLRHAHMRMHTALHLLSVVIPLPVSGGSIGAEKSRLDFDMPDAPEDKSAIEAALNALIARDLDVTESWITDAELDANPGLVKTMSVSPPRGSGRIRLVRIGQGTEQVDLQPCGGTHVARTGEIGPIELGKIEKKGARNRRVYIRLA; encoded by the coding sequence ATGACCACGCCGCTCTATCGCGAGGATGCCTACCTGCAAGAGACGATGGGGCAGGTGGCCCAGGTAACGGAGCAGGGTGTCATCCTGGATCGCGCGCTGTTCTACCCCCATGGCGGCGGCCAGCCCGGCGATCGTGGGCGACTGCTGTGGGACGGCGGCGATATGGCCGTTGCCGACACCCGCAAGGGCGAGGACGGCGCGATCGTGCTGATCCCCGCTCCGGGGGCGGCCTTGCCGGAGCAGGGGGCGCAGGTGTCCCAGCATCTGGACTGGGATCTGCGCCACGCCCATATGCGCATGCACACCGCGCTGCATCTGTTGTCGGTGGTGATCCCGCTGCCGGTCTCCGGCGGATCCATCGGGGCGGAAAAGTCGCGGCTGGATTTCGACATGCCCGACGCGCCGGAGGACAAGTCCGCGATCGAGGCGGCGCTGAACGCGCTGATCGCGCGGGATCTGGACGTCACTGAAAGCTGGATTACCGACGCAGAGTTGGACGCCAACCCTGGGCTCGTGAAGACCATGTCCGTCTCGCCCCCGCGCGGGTCGGGCCGGATTCGGCTGGTACGGATCGGGCAGGGGACCGAACAGGTGGATCTGCAACCCTGCGGCGGCACCCATGTCGCCCGCACCGGAGAGATCGGCCCCATCGAACTGGGCAAGATCGAGAAGAAAGGCGCCAGAAACCGCCGCGTTTACATCCGCCTGGCCTGA